The Nocardia sp. XZ_19_385 genome window below encodes:
- a CDS encoding 2Fe-2S iron-sulfur cluster-binding protein has translation MPDDSAPAKVTVRPAGIEFTAAPGETVMAAALAAGYRWPTICGGLGDCLVCHIEVLEHAERLSEAAESETRAVKELRARSGCPVRLACQAGVHGDVVVFKRGVRMRKRIEQETSDG, from the coding sequence GTGCCCGACGACAGCGCTCCGGCGAAGGTCACGGTGCGGCCCGCCGGTATCGAATTCACCGCTGCGCCAGGGGAAACCGTGATGGCGGCCGCACTGGCGGCCGGGTATCGGTGGCCGACGATCTGCGGCGGGCTCGGCGATTGCCTGGTGTGCCATATCGAGGTGCTCGAGCACGCCGAGCGCCTCTCGGAAGCGGCCGAGTCCGAGACCCGCGCGGTCAAGGAGTTGCGGGCCCGCAGCGGCTGCCCGGTGCGGCTGGCCTGCCAGGCGGGGGTGCACGGCGACGTCGTGGTGTTCAAACGGGGGGTGCGCATGCGCAAACGAATCGAGCAGGAGACCAGTGATGGATAA
- a CDS encoding TIGR01777 family oxidoreductase → MGIERSSVVPAPLNEVFDWFARPGAFARLSPPWQPMSLVEEADSLADGRAVLRLPGGLRWVARHDQRAFDPPHRFADEVAVDGLASAPAGIALRWRHIHEFEAVDAGHTRVIDRVDTPVPAAALNATFDYRYRQLADDLAAHQRAAQHGLPASTIAVTGASGLVGSALSAFLSTGGHTVVRLVRHTPRTPGERHWDPAAPDPDLLKGVDAVIHLAGASIAGRFTDKHRRDITDSRLAPTRALAALAARTGVRAFVSASAIGYYGYDRGDTVLTEDSERGEGFLADVVAAWEAATHPAAAAGIRVVRVRTGIVQSPRGGTLRLLRPLFTLGLGGRIGDGSQWLSWIGIDDLIDVYHRALWDDSLSGSVNAVAPNPVRNTEYTRSLAATLHRPALLPVPAFGPALLLGAQGSRELATASQRVEPTRLLAAEHTFRTPDLDSALAHLLGRQVASTSG, encoded by the coding sequence ATGGGCATCGAACGTTCGAGCGTCGTTCCCGCACCGCTGAATGAAGTGTTCGACTGGTTCGCGCGACCCGGCGCGTTCGCCCGGCTCTCGCCGCCCTGGCAACCGATGTCTCTGGTCGAGGAGGCGGATTCGCTGGCCGACGGGCGCGCCGTGCTCCGGCTGCCGGGCGGGTTGCGGTGGGTGGCCCGGCATGACCAGCGAGCCTTCGATCCGCCGCACCGGTTCGCCGACGAGGTCGCGGTCGACGGCCTGGCGTCGGCGCCCGCCGGAATCGCGTTGCGCTGGCGGCACATTCACGAATTCGAAGCGGTGGACGCGGGGCACACGCGGGTCATCGACCGGGTGGACACCCCGGTTCCGGCGGCCGCGCTGAACGCCACCTTCGACTATCGCTATCGACAGCTCGCCGACGACTTGGCCGCGCACCAGCGCGCGGCACAGCATGGGCTGCCCGCCTCGACCATCGCCGTCACCGGCGCATCAGGGCTCGTCGGCTCGGCCCTGAGCGCGTTCCTCAGCACCGGCGGCCACACCGTGGTGCGGCTGGTGCGCCACACACCGCGGACCCCCGGCGAGCGGCATTGGGACCCCGCCGCACCCGACCCCGACCTGCTGAAAGGGGTCGATGCGGTGATCCACCTGGCCGGTGCCTCGATCGCGGGCCGGTTCACCGACAAACATCGGCGCGACATCACCGACAGCCGCCTCGCACCCACGCGTGCACTCGCCGCACTTGCCGCCCGCACCGGAGTCCGGGCATTCGTGTCCGCCTCGGCGATCGGCTACTACGGCTACGACCGCGGTGACACCGTCCTCACCGAGGACAGCGAGCGCGGCGAGGGATTCCTCGCCGACGTGGTCGCCGCCTGGGAGGCCGCCACTCACCCGGCCGCCGCTGCCGGAATCCGGGTGGTGCGAGTGCGCACCGGCATCGTGCAGTCCCCGCGCGGCGGCACCCTGCGACTGTTGCGCCCGCTGTTCACGCTCGGGCTCGGCGGCCGGATCGGCGATGGCAGCCAGTGGTTGTCCTGGATCGGAATCGACGACCTGATCGACGTGTATCACCGTGCGCTCTGGGATGATTCGCTGTCCGGTTCGGTGAACGCCGTCGCTCCGAACCCGGTGCGCAACACCGAATACACCCGATCGTTGGCCGCCACCCTGCACCGGCCCGCCCTCCTGCCGGTGCCCGCGTTCGGCCCCGCGCTGCTGCTCGGCGCTCAGGGCTCCCGGGAACTGGCCACCGCCAGTCAGCGGGTGGAGCCGACGAGGCTGTTGGCGGCCGAACACACTTTCCGCACACCGGATCTGGACTCGGCCCTCGCGCATCTACTCGGCCGACAGGTCGCGTCTACCAGCGGTTGA
- a CDS encoding ferredoxin — translation MKGRTVRVVVNQDMCVGNGVCEAVVPDLFAVGDDGTAEVLLDEVPANLAGRAAEAVSSCPAQALRLENG, via the coding sequence ATGAAAGGGCGAACCGTGAGAGTTGTTGTGAATCAAGACATGTGCGTGGGAAACGGGGTGTGCGAGGCCGTTGTCCCGGACCTGTTCGCCGTCGGCGACGACGGCACCGCAGAGGTTCTCCTCGACGAAGTCCCTGCGAACCTGGCCGGTCGGGCAGCCGAGGCGGTGTCGTCTTGCCCGGCCCAGGCGCTGCGTCTCGAAAACGGCTGA
- a CDS encoding Zn-ribbon domain-containing OB-fold protein, with protein sequence MDNPVDPTLMDLADGRLRLRGGRCAACDEIHFPVGTACPRCGGDDIRVEPLADEGVLWSWTVQRFPPPSPPYVPSAAEFTPFGLGYVELPGQVIVESLLTECDPARLHIGMPMRLVEFSVPTESGETAVTFAFTPWEGHAS encoded by the coding sequence ATGGATAACCCCGTCGACCCCACCCTGATGGACCTCGCGGACGGCCGGTTGCGGTTACGCGGGGGCCGTTGCGCCGCTTGCGACGAGATCCATTTCCCGGTCGGCACCGCCTGCCCGCGCTGCGGTGGCGACGATATCCGCGTCGAACCGCTCGCCGACGAAGGCGTGCTGTGGAGCTGGACCGTGCAGCGGTTCCCGCCGCCGAGCCCCCCGTACGTACCATCGGCGGCGGAGTTCACGCCGTTCGGCCTCGGCTATGTCGAGCTCCCAGGCCAGGTGATCGTGGAATCGCTACTGACCGAATGCGATCCGGCGCGGCTGCACATCGGGATGCCGATGCGACTGGTCGAGTTCTCGGTGCCCACCGAATCCGGGGAAACCGCTGTCACTTTCGCCTTCACCCCGTGGGAAGGACATGCCTCGTGA
- a CDS encoding biotin/lipoyl-containing protein, whose protein sequence is MEIKMPKLDVSMTDGTFLGWLVPDGSAVTAGEPLYTVGTDKVETEIPSPTGGVLRHGTVQTDSEYPVGTTLGVLEPEG, encoded by the coding sequence ATGGAAATCAAGATGCCCAAGCTGGACGTGTCGATGACCGACGGCACCTTCCTCGGCTGGCTGGTCCCCGACGGCAGCGCCGTCACCGCGGGCGAACCGCTGTACACGGTGGGCACCGACAAGGTGGAGACCGAAATCCCTTCGCCCACAGGCGGAGTGCTGCGCCACGGCACAGTGCAGACCGACAGTGAATACCCGGTGGGCACCACCCTGGGCGTCCTGGAACCGGAGGGCTGA
- a CDS encoding MarR family winged helix-turn-helix transcriptional regulator has product MTESDRTATPPRADPGEQRATLETEIGADLRALTAVSEQLGHVFARSNKLRPNDFRALLHIATAEFAGRPLTAGQLGALMGMSSAAVTYLVERLIESGHLRRGADPRDRRRVLLFHDAPGRAAAEGFFIPLGQRTRAATAEFSDTELATAHRVLTAITAALHTHLDEVSGRTR; this is encoded by the coding sequence GTGACCGAAAGCGACCGGACCGCCACCCCGCCCCGCGCCGATCCCGGCGAGCAGCGCGCCACGCTGGAGACGGAGATCGGCGCCGACCTGCGCGCGCTGACCGCGGTATCCGAGCAGCTGGGACACGTTTTCGCACGGTCGAACAAATTGCGACCCAATGACTTCCGGGCGCTGCTCCACATCGCCACTGCAGAGTTCGCGGGCCGCCCCCTCACCGCCGGGCAACTCGGCGCGCTGATGGGAATGTCGTCGGCGGCAGTGACCTATCTCGTCGAACGCCTGATCGAATCAGGGCACCTGCGCCGCGGCGCCGACCCGCGCGACCGCCGCCGGGTGCTCCTCTTTCACGATGCCCCCGGGCGCGCCGCGGCCGAAGGCTTCTTCATCCCGCTCGGGCAACGCACCCGTGCGGCCACGGCGGAGTTCTCCGACACCGAACTGGCCACCGCACACCGAGTTCTGACAGCGATCACCGCGGCGCTACACACCCATCTCGACGAGGTGAGCGGCCGGACTCGGTAG
- a CDS encoding thiolase family protein, whose amino-acid sequence MSVAIIGAGCTPFGRYHGTTVRAEAVRAVRLALGDAGIAWSDIDYAVGGSLSGGSADSLVSELGLTGVPFINVLNGCATGSSSLLSAVHAIESGAARRALVLGFDSHPRGAFTISTGQMGLGRWYGTTGMAVTAQFFALKIQRYLHEHDLPPRLLSAVAAKAFHNGSLNPNAWRRKALTAADIENSAMLVDPLRQFMLCSPGDGATALVLCAAETAKRYRPDPVYIRAVAVRTRRPGSFEVLSPSLSIRPGHSPTVDAAAAVFEQAGIAPAEVGLAQVQDTDAGAEIIHLAETGLCAHGEQTELIDSGATALDGRLPINTDGGCLANGEPIGASGLRQIHENVLQLRGTAGAHQVARDPGVALSHVYGAPGLSGCTLLTR is encoded by the coding sequence GTGAGCGTTGCGATCATCGGTGCCGGGTGCACCCCGTTCGGCCGGTACCACGGCACCACCGTCCGGGCCGAAGCCGTCCGCGCCGTGCGCCTCGCCCTCGGTGACGCCGGAATCGCTTGGTCAGACATCGATTACGCCGTCGGCGGCAGTCTATCCGGTGGTTCGGCCGATTCTCTGGTCAGCGAACTCGGACTGACCGGCGTGCCCTTTATCAACGTGCTCAACGGTTGCGCCACCGGCAGCAGTTCGCTGCTGTCAGCGGTGCACGCCATCGAATCCGGGGCGGCGCGGCGGGCTCTGGTCCTGGGCTTCGACTCGCACCCGCGCGGAGCGTTCACCATCTCCACCGGCCAGATGGGGCTGGGCCGCTGGTACGGCACGACCGGCATGGCGGTGACGGCGCAGTTCTTCGCCTTGAAGATCCAGCGCTATCTGCACGAGCACGACCTGCCGCCGCGGCTGCTCAGCGCGGTGGCGGCCAAGGCATTCCATAACGGGTCGCTGAATCCGAACGCGTGGCGGCGCAAGGCGCTCACCGCCGCGGACATCGAGAATTCGGCGATGCTGGTGGATCCGCTGCGCCAGTTCATGCTGTGCTCGCCCGGTGACGGCGCCACCGCGCTGGTGCTCTGTGCCGCCGAAACCGCCAAGCGGTATCGCCCGGACCCGGTGTACATCCGCGCGGTCGCGGTGCGCACCCGGCGACCAGGATCGTTCGAGGTGCTCAGCCCGTCGCTGTCGATCCGGCCCGGGCACAGCCCGACGGTCGACGCAGCCGCAGCCGTCTTCGAGCAGGCCGGAATCGCCCCCGCCGAAGTCGGCCTCGCACAAGTACAGGACACCGACGCGGGCGCGGAGATCATCCACCTCGCCGAGACCGGGCTGTGCGCGCACGGCGAACAGACCGAGCTCATCGACAGCGGCGCCACCGCGCTGGACGGCCGGCTGCCGATCAATACCGATGGCGGTTGCCTGGCCAACGGCGAACCGATCGGCGCCTCGGGCCTGCGCCAGATCCACGAGAACGTCCTGCAACTGCGCGGTACGGCGGGGGCGCATCAGGTGGCCCGGGACCCGGGAGTCGCGTTGTCGCACGTCTACGGCGCGCCCGGGTTGAGCGGCTGCACCCTGTTGACCAGATGA
- a CDS encoding carotenoid oxygenase family protein, whose protein sequence is MASTRYRESPFLSGHHQPNRMEVQAPDLFIEGELPADLAGVFYRNGAEPLYPPTEEDYHWFDGDGMVYAFFFEEGRVSMRNRWVRTDKLLLEMKAGRRLFGVHGNPVTTDPAAAGTRYNTANTNIILHGGKLLALMEGAPPVELDPRSLDTIGEEHYGGVITTTFSAHPTVDHGTGELLNIGSLARRSGPEIRYDIIDFDGHVRRTEFIPVPHQSMMHTFFVTEHYVVFPVTPLDISVQRAVAGGPMVAWDANRPTRLGLMPRRGTAADVRWFEAAPRHMMHQANVWEEDGRIIADVAAAEGTALFPDTDGTRRTHRQTQQSLRRWTIDPAAATDVVREEILNDRDIQFPRPDDRRMTRASRYAFANSNLHSVDGRVDGMDSVVRVDTDTGVDDIYHFGPGAAAGELIFAPRVGGVDELDGYAVTLVHRPGAAETELAVFDARDLSAGPLARVLIPFRIPSGFHCNYYSVDNPLYQQALGER, encoded by the coding sequence ATGGCGTCCACTCGTTATCGCGAAAGCCCGTTCCTGAGCGGCCATCACCAGCCGAACCGGATGGAGGTGCAGGCACCCGACTTGTTCATCGAGGGGGAGCTGCCCGCGGATCTGGCGGGTGTGTTCTACCGCAACGGCGCCGAACCGCTGTACCCGCCGACCGAGGAGGACTACCACTGGTTCGACGGCGACGGCATGGTCTACGCCTTCTTCTTCGAAGAAGGCCGGGTCTCGATGCGCAACCGGTGGGTGCGTACCGACAAACTGCTGCTCGAAATGAAGGCGGGGCGAAGGCTTTTCGGTGTCCACGGCAACCCCGTCACCACCGACCCGGCGGCGGCGGGCACCCGCTACAACACCGCCAACACCAATATCATCCTGCACGGCGGCAAGCTGCTGGCGCTGATGGAGGGCGCGCCACCGGTCGAACTCGACCCGCGCAGCCTCGACACCATCGGCGAGGAGCACTACGGAGGGGTGATCACCACGACGTTCTCCGCACATCCGACGGTCGACCACGGCACCGGCGAACTGCTCAACATCGGATCCCTGGCCCGGCGTAGTGGCCCGGAAATCCGTTACGACATCATCGATTTCGACGGCCATGTCCGCCGGACCGAGTTCATCCCGGTGCCGCACCAGAGCATGATGCACACCTTCTTCGTCACCGAGCACTACGTCGTCTTCCCAGTCACTCCACTGGACATCAGTGTCCAGCGCGCCGTGGCAGGCGGACCCATGGTCGCCTGGGACGCCAACCGGCCCACTCGGCTCGGTCTCATGCCGCGCCGCGGCACCGCCGCCGATGTGCGCTGGTTCGAGGCCGCCCCGCGGCACATGATGCATCAGGCCAACGTCTGGGAGGAGGACGGCCGCATCATCGCCGATGTCGCCGCGGCTGAGGGGACCGCGCTGTTCCCCGACACCGACGGCACCCGGCGTACCCACCGCCAGACCCAGCAGAGCCTGCGCCGCTGGACCATCGACCCGGCCGCCGCCACCGATGTGGTGCGCGAGGAAATCCTCAACGACCGCGACATCCAGTTTCCGCGCCCGGACGACCGGCGCATGACCCGGGCCAGCCGTTACGCCTTCGCCAACAGCAACCTGCACTCCGTCGACGGCCGGGTCGACGGCATGGATTCGGTGGTCCGGGTCGACACCGACACCGGCGTCGACGACATCTACCACTTCGGCCCCGGCGCGGCTGCCGGCGAGCTCATCTTCGCGCCGCGTGTCGGCGGCGTCGACGAACTCGACGGCTACGCAGTGACTTTGGTGCATCGCCCCGGTGCCGCCGAAACCGAACTGGCGGTGTTCGATGCGCGCGACCTGTCCGCCGGGCCGCTGGCGCGGGTGTTGATCCCGTTCCGGATCCCGAGCGGGTTCCATTGCAACTACTACAGCGTCGACAACCCGCTCTACCAGCAAGCACTGGGGGAACGATGA
- a CDS encoding MMPL family transporter, producing MIGGAGENDASGESPQSLPDSAQSTRIEQVLAEFPDAGTSSVIAVVTRADAGGLTAADRQAAMAAVTRAANATGAAPSELVPAPDGAAVLGQIPISAQSSGTALTEQIERVREAARAGLPADLTLAITGGPAFAADISESFAGADVTLLAVTAIVVAALLIVTYRSPILWLLPLLIIGLADRVANAAGTGLSRLTDMTFDGSTSGITSVLVFGAGTNYALLLISRYRDELHRATDHRRALRQAVRRAGPAILASNLTVVMALLILVLASVPSTRSLGVFAAAGLLVALAFVLIGLPAALALCGRKVFWPYIPEADDRDFAEEGVWHRIATRVVARPVRVAAVTVTALLVCVLGLFTVDIGLSQTEQFRVRAESVTGFDTLAAHFPAGSADPAQIVARANTAPRLTDLFSSTPGVVRATQTGTSPTGWARWTVFLDAAPGSDRAFEIIESLRARADSVPGAEAMVGGSDAQALDSRTAANRDRLLIIPLILAVVCAVLLILLRAVPAALLLVAVTVLSALAALGIGSWLSVHLFGFPAMDTAVPLFAFLFLVALGVDYTIFLVTRAREETPAHGTEWAMVRAVSATGAVITSAGVVLAAVFCVLGVLPLITLTQLGIVVGVGILLDTFVVRTVIIPALFSAIGPKVWWPGNATRGGANDRAPEDDRVAAHR from the coding sequence ATGATCGGCGGCGCCGGCGAGAACGACGCCTCGGGCGAATCGCCCCAGTCGCTGCCGGACTCCGCGCAGTCGACCCGTATCGAGCAGGTCCTGGCCGAATTCCCGGACGCTGGAACGTCATCCGTCATCGCCGTGGTAACCCGTGCGGACGCGGGCGGGCTCACCGCCGCCGACCGTCAGGCCGCCATGGCCGCGGTGACGCGCGCGGCCAACGCGACGGGCGCCGCGCCGAGTGAGCTCGTTCCGGCCCCGGACGGCGCGGCCGTGCTTGGGCAGATACCGATCTCCGCGCAGTCGAGCGGCACCGCGCTGACCGAACAGATCGAGCGGGTCCGCGAAGCCGCGCGAGCGGGACTGCCCGCCGACCTGACGCTGGCGATCACCGGCGGACCGGCTTTCGCCGCCGACATCTCCGAATCGTTCGCCGGCGCCGACGTGACCCTGCTGGCGGTCACGGCGATCGTTGTCGCCGCGCTGCTGATCGTGACGTACCGATCGCCGATCCTGTGGTTGCTCCCGCTGCTGATCATCGGCCTGGCCGACCGGGTCGCGAATGCGGCCGGTACCGGGCTGTCCCGGCTGACGGATATGACCTTCGACGGCTCCACCTCGGGGATCACCAGCGTGCTGGTCTTCGGTGCGGGCACCAACTACGCGCTGCTGCTGATCTCGCGCTACCGCGACGAACTGCATCGCGCCACCGACCATCGGCGGGCGCTGCGGCAGGCGGTGCGCCGCGCCGGTCCCGCGATCCTGGCCAGCAACCTGACCGTGGTCATGGCCTTGCTGATACTGGTACTGGCGTCGGTGCCGAGCACTCGTAGCCTCGGCGTGTTCGCCGCTGCGGGACTTCTGGTGGCCTTGGCCTTCGTCCTGATCGGTCTGCCCGCCGCCTTGGCGCTGTGCGGGCGGAAAGTGTTCTGGCCCTATATTCCGGAAGCAGACGATCGGGATTTCGCCGAAGAGGGTGTCTGGCACCGGATCGCGACCAGGGTCGTCGCCAGGCCCGTGCGGGTGGCTGCCGTGACGGTGACCGCGCTGCTGGTCTGCGTGCTGGGCCTGTTCACCGTCGATATCGGCTTGTCGCAGACCGAGCAGTTCCGCGTGCGCGCCGAGTCGGTCACCGGATTCGACACTCTCGCAGCACATTTCCCGGCCGGATCGGCCGACCCGGCCCAGATCGTCGCCCGCGCGAACACCGCGCCCCGCCTCACCGACCTGTTCTCCAGCACCCCGGGCGTGGTTCGAGCGACGCAGACCGGAACCTCACCGACTGGCTGGGCGCGCTGGACGGTGTTCCTGGACGCCGCGCCCGGCTCGGACCGCGCGTTCGAGATCATCGAATCCCTGCGTGCACGTGCGGACTCCGTACCCGGCGCCGAGGCCATGGTCGGCGGGAGCGATGCGCAGGCACTCGACAGCCGCACGGCCGCCAATCGCGATCGGCTGCTGATCATTCCGCTGATTCTCGCCGTGGTCTGCGCCGTCCTCCTGATCCTGCTGCGTGCTGTGCCCGCGGCGCTGCTGCTGGTCGCTGTCACGGTGCTCAGCGCGCTCGCGGCACTCGGGATCGGGAGCTGGTTGAGCGTGCACCTGTTCGGTTTTCCGGCAATGGATACGGCGGTACCGCTGTTCGCGTTCTTGTTCCTGGTCGCGCTCGGCGTGGACTACACCATCTTCCTGGTCACCCGGGCCCGCGAGGAGACCCCCGCGCACGGCACCGAGTGGGCAATGGTGCGCGCGGTGTCGGCTACCGGCGCGGTCATCACCAGCGCGGGTGTGGTTCTCGCGGCTGTCTTCTGTGTGCTTGGCGTGCTCCCGCTGATCACCCTCACCCAGCTGGGCATCGTCGTCGGGGTGGGAATCCTGCTCGACACCTTCGTGGTCCGGACCGTGATCATCCCAGCGCTGTTCAGCGCGATCGGGCCGAAGGTGTGGTGGCCGGGGAACGCCACCCGCGGGGGAGCGAACGACCGCGCGCCTGAAGACGATCGGGTCGCGGCGCACCGATAG
- a CDS encoding aldehyde dehydrogenase family protein — protein sequence MSDTATPDLERTIEVRNPADGRLVGKVPEESAASVAATVRELRLQQAEWEALGVAGRAKWLRRFQDWLVDHSARLTDLIQAETGKTRFDAEIEVPAAIDLVKYWARNAQSFLADERPAPHSPIGLGKRLVQTFRPYPVVGIITPWNLPLLNPCFDAFAALAAGAAVLIKPSEVTPLCAQELAKGWAEIGAPPVFRVLTGGGDTGSAVVDTVDFVQFTGSTRTGRAIAVACGQRLIPYSLELGGKDPAIVLADVDVERAAAGILYGGLFNSGQVCISVERVYVEAPVYDRFVQSLVAQVAALRQGADDRRFAFDIGAMATAAQRDIVTGQVADAVAKGARILTGGKATGAGTFFEPTVLVDVDHSMLCLTEETFGPLIPIIRVAGEDEAVRLANDSVYGLSATVWTADRRRGERLARRLEVGAVNINDAFANLVNFALPMGGWKDSGIGARWGGAAGIRKYCRTQAITVPRGPELPREPLWYPASRWRSRVVTTLMRVVDARGRRKLPFAVRRNQL from the coding sequence GTGTCGGATACCGCTACTCCAGATCTCGAGCGAACCATCGAGGTGCGCAACCCCGCCGACGGCCGGCTCGTGGGCAAGGTGCCGGAGGAATCAGCCGCGAGCGTGGCGGCGACGGTGCGCGAACTTCGCCTCCAGCAAGCCGAATGGGAAGCGCTCGGCGTGGCCGGACGCGCGAAATGGCTACGGCGCTTCCAGGATTGGCTGGTCGACCACTCGGCCCGGCTCACCGACCTGATCCAGGCCGAAACCGGCAAGACCCGCTTCGACGCCGAAATCGAGGTGCCCGCCGCCATCGATCTGGTCAAGTACTGGGCCCGCAATGCCCAGTCCTTCCTGGCCGACGAGCGTCCGGCGCCGCACAGTCCGATCGGGCTGGGCAAACGGCTGGTGCAGACTTTCCGTCCCTATCCCGTCGTCGGCATCATCACGCCCTGGAATCTGCCGCTGCTCAACCCGTGTTTCGACGCCTTCGCCGCGCTGGCGGCAGGCGCCGCGGTGCTGATCAAGCCGTCCGAGGTGACCCCGCTGTGCGCGCAGGAGTTGGCCAAAGGCTGGGCCGAAATCGGTGCGCCGCCGGTGTTCCGGGTGCTCACCGGCGGCGGCGACACCGGAAGCGCGGTCGTGGACACCGTGGACTTCGTGCAGTTCACCGGATCCACCCGCACCGGCCGGGCCATCGCCGTGGCCTGCGGGCAACGACTCATCCCGTACAGCCTCGAGCTGGGCGGCAAAGACCCGGCGATCGTGCTCGCCGACGTGGACGTCGAGCGCGCCGCCGCGGGCATTCTCTATGGCGGCCTGTTCAACTCCGGGCAGGTGTGTATCTCGGTGGAGCGGGTGTATGTCGAAGCCCCGGTGTACGACCGTTTCGTGCAGAGCCTGGTGGCTCAGGTCGCCGCGTTGCGGCAAGGCGCGGACGACCGCCGGTTCGCCTTCGACATCGGCGCGATGGCTACCGCGGCGCAACGCGACATCGTGACCGGTCAGGTCGCCGACGCCGTCGCCAAGGGCGCGCGAATCCTGACCGGCGGCAAGGCAACCGGAGCCGGGACGTTCTTCGAACCGACGGTGCTGGTCGATGTCGACCATTCGATGCTGTGCCTGACCGAGGAGACCTTCGGCCCGCTCATCCCGATCATCAGGGTGGCCGGCGAGGACGAGGCCGTGCGGCTGGCCAACGACTCGGTGTACGGGCTGTCGGCCACGGTGTGGACCGCGGATCGCCGCCGCGGCGAACGGCTGGCCCGCCGCCTGGAGGTCGGCGCGGTGAACATCAACGACGCCTTCGCCAATCTGGTGAATTTCGCGCTACCCATGGGCGGCTGGAAGGACTCCGGCATCGGCGCCCGCTGGGGTGGTGCGGCGGGCATCCGGAAATACTGCCGCACGCAGGCCATCACCGTGCCGCGCGGACCCGAGTTGCCCCGGGAACCCCTGTGGTACCCGGCCTCTCGCTGGCGCTCCCGCGTGGTGACGACGCTCATGCGCGTCGTCGACGCTCGCGGCCGCCGCAAACTACCGTTCGCGGTGCGGCGCAATCAGCTCTGA
- a CDS encoding NADP-dependent oxidoreductase, with protein MTITTREWRLLARPAGEPKPADFELATSTLPDPGPGQILVANDWLSVDPYMRGRMNEGKSYLPPFELGQAMTGGAVGTVIASQVADLPVGTAVLHFAGWREHALLQASEAHRVDVKRSPPQAYLGVLGATGLTAYVGLTEIAPVRHGDVVFVSGAAGAVGSVAGQIARKLGAARVIGSAGGPQKCGILLSEFGFDAALDYRAGDLTAQLADAAPDGIDVYFDNVGGEHLQAALSVLNTFGRVALCGAISGYNAATPLPGPDNLHLATRKRITLRGYILGDHTGKSGEWLRTASAWLRDDSLRVRETVVEGVEHTLDAFLDLMRGANTGKMLVRLPRT; from the coding sequence ATGACGATCACCACCCGGGAATGGCGGTTGCTCGCCCGCCCGGCAGGCGAACCGAAACCCGCCGACTTCGAACTCGCCACCAGCACCCTGCCGGATCCGGGTCCGGGGCAGATCCTGGTCGCCAACGACTGGCTGTCGGTGGACCCCTATATGCGCGGCCGCATGAACGAGGGCAAATCCTATTTGCCGCCATTCGAGCTGGGGCAGGCCATGACCGGCGGCGCGGTGGGCACGGTCATAGCCTCCCAGGTCGCGGACCTCCCGGTCGGCACGGCGGTGCTGCACTTCGCCGGGTGGCGCGAACACGCCCTGCTCCAGGCCTCCGAAGCGCACCGCGTGGACGTGAAACGTTCGCCACCCCAGGCGTATTTGGGCGTGCTCGGCGCGACCGGATTGACCGCCTATGTCGGATTGACCGAGATTGCGCCGGTGCGCCACGGCGATGTCGTGTTCGTCTCGGGGGCGGCGGGCGCGGTCGGCTCGGTGGCCGGGCAGATTGCCCGCAAGCTCGGAGCGGCGCGCGTCATCGGTTCGGCGGGCGGCCCGCAGAAGTGCGGAATCCTGTTGTCGGAGTTCGGGTTCGACGCCGCCCTCGATTATCGCGCGGGCGATCTCACCGCGCAGCTGGCCGACGCCGCACCCGACGGTATCGACGTGTACTTCGACAATGTCGGAGGCGAGCACCTGCAGGCGGCGCTCTCCGTGCTGAACACTTTCGGGCGGGTCGCACTATGCGGTGCGATCTCGGGATACAACGCGGCCACCCCGCTGCCCGGACCGGACAACCTGCACCTGGCCACGCGCAAGCGAATCACGTTGCGCGGCTACATCCTCGGTGACCACACCGGCAAGTCGGGCGAATGGTTGCGGACAGCGTCGGCCTGGTTGCGCGACGACTCGCTGCGGGTGCGCGAAACCGTCGTCGAGGGCGTGGAGCACACCCTCGACGCGTTTCTCGACCTGATGCGCGGTGCCAACACCGGCAAGATGCTGGTGCGCCTGCCCCGCACGTGA